One segment of Desulfosudis oleivorans Hxd3 DNA contains the following:
- a CDS encoding M24 family metallopeptidase, whose amino-acid sequence MATDIQETYTPRSEIDARLKRLRNRLEKEKIDAALIMETADLFYFSGTAQQAFLHVPTDGPAILMVKKDAQRAFEESSIEQIRALRSQKEMAPVIGSPKTLGMELDVLPVNMYRYFQEQFPDTEIVDISHAVRSLRAVKSAYEIDIIRQASRLSDQLAAFVPRVLEPGMPEIELAGLIEAEARRLGHQGMIRMRGWNSSLFYGHIMGGASAAVSSSLASPTGGVGTTPVFPQGSSFAPIRSGEPVLMDMAFGFRGYLSDHTRIYAIGSLADDLLAAHDAMLEIQELVKNTARPGMTAGSVYELAAERVAELGYADNFMGAGDGRVPFVGHGVGIELDEYPVLARGQKMVLEEGMVVAVEPKAIFPGRGVVGIENTHIVTKNGLEQLGRYPEAVVIV is encoded by the coding sequence ATGGCAACAGATATTCAGGAAACCTACACGCCCCGGTCGGAAATTGATGCCCGTCTGAAACGGCTGCGCAACAGGCTTGAAAAGGAAAAAATCGACGCTGCCCTGATTATGGAGACTGCCGACCTCTTTTACTTTTCCGGCACGGCCCAGCAGGCGTTTCTGCATGTCCCGACAGACGGCCCGGCCATTCTGATGGTCAAGAAAGACGCCCAGCGGGCCTTTGAAGAGTCTTCCATCGAGCAGATCCGCGCCCTGCGCAGCCAGAAGGAGATGGCGCCCGTCATCGGTTCGCCAAAGACCCTGGGCATGGAGCTGGATGTGCTGCCGGTCAACATGTACCGCTATTTTCAGGAACAGTTTCCGGATACAGAAATTGTGGACATATCCCATGCCGTGCGGTCGCTAAGGGCCGTAAAATCAGCTTATGAAATTGATATCATCCGGCAGGCATCAAGGCTTTCCGACCAGCTGGCCGCCTTTGTGCCCCGGGTGCTGGAGCCGGGTATGCCCGAGATTGAACTGGCCGGCCTGATTGAGGCCGAAGCCAGAAGGCTCGGCCACCAGGGCATGATTCGCATGCGGGGCTGGAACAGCTCACTCTTTTATGGCCACATCATGGGCGGAGCCTCCGCGGCGGTTTCCAGCAGCCTGGCCTCGCCCACCGGCGGCGTAGGCACCACACCGGTGTTTCCCCAGGGCAGCAGCTTTGCCCCCATCCGGTCCGGTGAGCCGGTGCTCATGGACATGGCCTTCGGCTTTCGGGGCTACCTGTCCGACCACACGCGGATCTACGCCATTGGCAGCCTGGCCGATGACCTGCTGGCAGCCCATGATGCCATGCTGGAGATTCAGGAACTGGTCAAAAATACGGCCCGGCCCGGCATGACCGCGGGCTCGGTGTACGAACTGGCTGCCGAGCGGGTGGCTGAGCTTGGATATGCCGATAATTTTATGGGCGCAGGTGACGGTCGGGTCCCTTTCGTGGGTCACGGCGTCGGCATTGAACTGGACGAATACCCGGTGCTGGCCCGGGGGCAGAAAATGGTGCTGGAAGAGGGCATGGTGGTGGCGGTGGAGCCCAAGGCCATTTTCCCGGGCCGGGGCGTGGTGGGTATTGAAAACACCCATATCGTGACAAAAAACGGCCTGGAACAGCTGGGTCGCTATCCCGAGGCCGTGGTAATCGTCTGA
- a CDS encoding acyl-CoA dehydrogenase family protein, producing the protein MDFAFTREQLMFKKEVIKFARKEIVPRIEEHELAGKFDLESFRKMGEFGILGLHFPEAYGGQGADVITTVLAGEAMGEAGVDGGLTLSYGAHTFLCTDTIFAHGTEAQRKKYLPKLNSGEWVGCMGLTEPDAGSDVASLKTTAVKKGDTYVLNGSKMFITNGPIADVALVYAKTDPEKRHEGISAFIVEKGTPGFSTGQPLKKMGCRTSPTSELFFSDCEIPAENLVGKEGNGFLMAMQTVEWDRSALLAPMVGGTKYILDRCAEYASKRVQFGKAIGQFQATKHKLANMRIFYESAKLLVYRVAWHKNQGNPLNHLSAAMAKLFVGDWSLGPVNDALLLHGGYGYCHEYAMECAFRDNRLAPLGGGTSDIQKMIISRLM; encoded by the coding sequence ATGGATTTCGCGTTTACCCGGGAACAGCTGATGTTCAAAAAAGAGGTGATCAAGTTTGCCAGAAAGGAGATCGTGCCCCGGATCGAGGAGCATGAGTTGGCCGGAAAATTTGATCTTGAGTCGTTTCGGAAGATGGGAGAGTTCGGCATTCTCGGCCTCCATTTTCCCGAGGCCTATGGCGGCCAGGGCGCGGACGTGATCACCACGGTACTGGCCGGAGAAGCCATGGGCGAGGCCGGGGTGGACGGCGGCCTGACCCTTTCCTACGGGGCCCATACCTTTTTGTGCACGGACACGATTTTTGCCCACGGCACCGAGGCCCAGCGAAAAAAATACCTGCCGAAATTAAACAGCGGCGAATGGGTCGGCTGCATGGGCTTAACCGAGCCGGACGCCGGTTCGGACGTGGCCTCCCTGAAGACAACGGCCGTTAAAAAGGGCGACACCTACGTGCTCAACGGCAGCAAGATGTTTATCACCAACGGCCCCATTGCCGACGTGGCCCTGGTCTATGCCAAGACCGACCCGGAAAAGCGTCACGAGGGAATATCCGCCTTTATCGTGGAAAAGGGGACCCCCGGCTTTTCAACGGGCCAGCCCCTCAAGAAAATGGGGTGCCGCACCTCTCCCACGTCGGAGCTCTTTTTCTCCGACTGCGAGATCCCGGCTGAAAACCTTGTGGGAAAAGAGGGCAACGGTTTTCTCATGGCCATGCAGACCGTGGAGTGGGACCGAAGCGCCCTGCTGGCCCCCATGGTGGGCGGCACAAAATACATTCTGGACCGGTGCGCCGAATACGCGAGCAAGCGGGTCCAGTTCGGAAAGGCCATCGGCCAGTTTCAGGCCACCAAGCACAAGCTGGCCAACATGCGGATTTTTTACGAAAGCGCGAAACTCCTGGTCTACCGGGTGGCCTGGCACAAGAACCAGGGGAACCCGCTCAACCACCTGTCCGCGGCCATGGCCAAGCTGTTTGTGGGCGACTGGAGCCTGGGGCCGGTCAACGACGCCCTGCTGCTCCACGGCGGATACGGTTACTGCCATGAGTATGCCATGGAGTGCGCGTTCCGGGACAACCGGCTGGCGCCCCTGGGCGGAGGCACGTCGGATATTCAGAAAATGATCATTTCGCGGCTCATGTAA
- the coaE gene encoding dephospho-CoA kinase (Dephospho-CoA kinase (CoaE) performs the final step in coenzyme A biosynthesis.), with amino-acid sequence MLIVGLTGGIATGKSIVSNRLAELGALVVDADAIAHEVVKKESPAWKEIVDMFGREYLLPDGELNRKALGRIIFHDTIKKEQLNRIVHPRVFERISQSIVDIINESETPDTIVILDVPLLYESGMYRDLSDILVVYATPAQQLERLMARDDLTEVEARARIHSQLPIDEKRERADMVIDNSGTLEETMAQVDKIFDQLMSKAANA; translated from the coding sequence ATGCTCATTGTCGGCCTGACCGGCGGCATTGCCACGGGAAAATCTATTGTTTCCAACCGTCTGGCGGAACTGGGGGCACTGGTCGTGGACGCCGATGCCATCGCCCACGAAGTGGTTAAAAAAGAGTCCCCCGCATGGAAAGAGATTGTCGACATGTTCGGCCGGGAGTATTTGCTGCCCGACGGTGAACTTAACCGCAAGGCCCTGGGCCGGATCATCTTTCACGATACGATCAAAAAGGAGCAGCTCAACCGCATCGTTCACCCGCGGGTATTTGAGCGCATCAGCCAGTCCATTGTCGATATCATCAACGAGTCAGAAACGCCGGATACCATCGTAATTCTGGACGTGCCCCTGCTCTACGAGTCCGGCATGTACCGAGACCTGTCCGACATTCTCGTGGTCTATGCCACGCCGGCCCAGCAGCTGGAGCGGCTGATGGCCAGGGACGATCTCACCGAGGTGGAAGCCCGGGCCCGCATCCATTCCCAGTTGCCCATTGACGAAAAACGGGAACGGGCCGACATGGTGATCGACAACAGCGGCACCCTTGAAGAGACCATGGCCCAGGTGGACAAAATTTTTGATCAGCTTATGTCAAAAGCGGCCAATGCATAG
- a CDS encoding rubrerythrin family protein produces the protein MKDKTRENVYQAFVGEAKAYFRLLAYAQKAAEEDVPQVALLFRAIAEAERVHATRHLNLAKEVVVKDTDTNLEASFQREKTISENVYPEFIRQAEEEGEQAAAIAFGHARDAETYHAKLYERAMLHVIKDAVVEYHVCQVCGYVTDRKIPDKCPICGAPPEKFKTVT, from the coding sequence GTGAAAGACAAGACCAGAGAGAATGTGTATCAAGCATTTGTGGGAGAGGCCAAGGCCTATTTTCGGCTTTTGGCCTATGCCCAGAAAGCGGCAGAGGAGGATGTGCCCCAGGTGGCCCTGCTGTTCCGCGCCATTGCCGAAGCCGAGCGGGTCCATGCCACCCGGCACTTAAACCTTGCCAAAGAAGTGGTGGTAAAAGACACCGACACCAACCTGGAAGCCTCTTTTCAGCGGGAAAAGACCATCAGTGAAAATGTTTATCCCGAGTTTATCCGGCAGGCGGAAGAGGAGGGCGAGCAGGCCGCGGCCATCGCATTTGGCCACGCCCGGGACGCCGAGACCTATCATGCCAAGCTCTACGAGCGGGCCATGCTCCACGTGATCAAGGATGCGGTGGTCGAATATCACGTGTGCCAGGTGTGCGGGTATGTGACCGACAGAAAGATTCCGGACAAGTGCCCGATCTGCGGTGCCCCGCCGGAAAAATTCAAGACCGTGACATAA
- a CDS encoding transglycosylase SLT domain-containing protein, which yields MILKTKYRLSTISILLIAICAGAAVWMPAWSAMDHQFDVMEQQMTAESEINAAMEQFDQYEQSIEAQYAADEASIEQTYATYQRIIEEEYRAYEKEILKTWVKAEISTAKRWVEYAPDFQSRHIVDFDQQYLQIDLNVDGKEMEALIDTLVEQKLREMITEDQKTAFERDVLSQNIENRITQESPHVKSGEVKDSPVLLKMITGKDHPTDQEIDAAVAALKQNATISRTPSKMPDTDTVSLRVSLPAGGMQRKAMAYRPYVKSYANERGLNEALVFAVIHTESAFNPMARSHVPAYGLMQIVPQSAGRDAAQLLFGRQVLLSPSYLYSEQNNINVGTAYLYILYNRYLREITNPTSRMYCAIAAYNTGAGNVARAFTGTTSVSRAAQAINRMSPQQVYTHLIQRLPHQETRDYLQRVTSRMTMYQSM from the coding sequence ATGATATTAAAAACAAAATACCGGCTGTCAACCATCTCCATTCTTCTGATTGCAATCTGCGCGGGGGCTGCCGTATGGATGCCCGCGTGGTCTGCCATGGACCACCAGTTCGATGTCATGGAACAGCAGATGACGGCCGAAAGCGAAATAAACGCGGCCATGGAACAGTTCGACCAGTATGAACAGAGCATTGAAGCCCAGTATGCAGCGGATGAGGCTTCCATTGAACAGACCTATGCGACCTACCAGCGGATCATCGAGGAGGAGTACCGGGCCTATGAAAAGGAGATCCTGAAAACCTGGGTCAAGGCGGAAATCAGCACGGCCAAGCGGTGGGTGGAGTACGCCCCGGATTTTCAGTCCCGCCATATCGTGGACTTTGATCAGCAGTACCTTCAGATCGACCTTAACGTGGACGGCAAGGAGATGGAGGCCCTGATCGACACCCTGGTGGAACAGAAACTGCGGGAGATGATAACCGAAGACCAGAAAACCGCGTTTGAGCGGGACGTGCTTTCCCAGAACATTGAAAACCGGATCACCCAGGAGTCGCCCCATGTAAAGTCGGGCGAGGTCAAGGACAGCCCGGTGCTGCTGAAAATGATCACGGGAAAGGACCACCCCACGGACCAGGAGATCGACGCGGCCGTGGCGGCTTTAAAACAGAACGCCACCATTTCCCGCACCCCGTCCAAGATGCCGGACACCGACACGGTGAGCCTTCGGGTTTCGCTGCCGGCGGGCGGCATGCAGCGCAAGGCCATGGCGTACCGGCCCTATGTCAAATCCTATGCAAATGAACGGGGATTAAACGAGGCCCTGGTTTTTGCCGTGATTCACACGGAAAGCGCCTTCAACCCCATGGCCCGGTCCCATGTACCGGCCTACGGCCTGATGCAGATCGTTCCCCAGTCCGCCGGGCGGGATGCCGCCCAACTGCTTTTCGGCCGCCAGGTGCTGCTCTCCCCCTCCTACCTGTACAGCGAGCAGAATAACATCAATGTGGGTACCGCTTACCTCTACATTCTTTACAACCGGTACCTTCGGGAAATTACCAACCCCACCAGCCGCATGTACTGCGCCATCGCGGCCTACAACACCGGGGCCGGCAACGTGGCCAGGGCCTTTACCGGCACCACCAGCGTGAGCCGGGCCGCGCAGGCCATCAACCGGATGTCGCCCCAGCAGGTTTACACCCACCTGATCCAGCGCCTGCCCCATCAGGAGACCCGGGACTACCTGCAACGGGTTACCAGCCGCATGACCATGTACCAGTCCATGTAA
- a CDS encoding carboxyl transferase domain-containing protein has product MPVIESAVDVTSEAFAQNREAMESLVADLKREIDRAHHERSPKAMDRLKEVDKLPADKKLDLLLDKNTPFLEIAPLAAKDLYDGKVHGAGIRAGIGIVAGREVVVSVNDATIKGGSMYPMSVKKTLRLQAICMENRLPAVNLMDSAGAFLPLQSEIFPDLDDGGRVFYNQAMMSKMAIPQITAVMGLCTAGGAYGAAMSDEIIHVKGHGAIFLGGPPLVLAATGEEVTSDELGGPDLHCAQSGVSDYYAEDDAHAIALVREIVANLPRPEKARLTLRPPAPPLYDPKELYGIIPRNISTPYDIREVFARMVDGSEFIEFKEMYGPTLVCGWAHIHGYPVGLLGNNGVLFPQSAQKATQFIQICDNRGIPLVFVQNISGFIVGKQYEQTGVTKDGHKMVNAVATASVPKFTLLAGASFGAGNYAMCGRAYSPRFLWMWPNAEIGVMGGQQAADVLVTITNDQNARLGKPPLTPEEEAFIRQPIIDKARQEGNAYYSTANLWDDGILDPAKTRDVLGMAISAALNAPLRDDRYGFGVFRM; this is encoded by the coding sequence ATGCCTGTCATTGAATCGGCCGTTGACGTGACCTCCGAGGCGTTTGCCCAAAACCGGGAGGCCATGGAGTCCCTGGTGGCGGACCTGAAAAGGGAGATTGACCGGGCCCACCACGAGCGGTCCCCAAAGGCCATGGACCGGTTAAAAGAGGTGGATAAATTGCCGGCGGACAAAAAGCTTGATCTGCTGCTGGACAAAAACACGCCGTTTCTTGAAATCGCGCCTCTGGCGGCCAAAGACCTGTATGACGGCAAGGTCCACGGCGCCGGCATTCGGGCCGGTATCGGCATCGTGGCCGGCCGGGAGGTGGTGGTATCGGTGAACGACGCCACCATCAAGGGCGGTTCCATGTATCCCATGAGCGTGAAAAAGACGTTGCGGCTTCAGGCCATCTGCATGGAAAACCGGCTGCCCGCGGTCAACCTGATGGATTCGGCCGGCGCCTTTCTGCCGTTGCAGTCCGAGATTTTTCCCGATCTCGACGACGGGGGCCGGGTCTTTTACAACCAGGCCATGATGTCCAAGATGGCCATTCCCCAGATCACCGCGGTGATGGGGCTCTGCACGGCCGGCGGAGCCTATGGCGCGGCCATGTCCGACGAGATCATTCATGTCAAGGGCCATGGCGCCATTTTTCTGGGCGGCCCTCCCCTGGTGCTGGCCGCCACCGGCGAAGAGGTGACCTCTGATGAACTGGGCGGGCCTGACCTGCACTGCGCCCAGTCCGGGGTGTCGGACTATTATGCCGAGGACGACGCCCATGCCATTGCCCTGGTGCGGGAGATCGTGGCCAACCTGCCCCGGCCGGAAAAGGCAAGGCTAACCCTGCGGCCGCCCGCGCCGCCCCTTTACGATCCCAAAGAGCTTTACGGCATCATTCCCCGCAACATCTCCACGCCTTACGATATTCGGGAGGTGTTTGCCCGGATGGTGGACGGCAGCGAGTTTATCGAGTTCAAGGAGATGTACGGCCCCACCCTGGTGTGCGGCTGGGCCCACATTCACGGCTATCCCGTGGGCCTGCTGGGCAACAACGGTGTGCTTTTTCCACAAAGCGCCCAGAAGGCCACCCAGTTCATCCAGATCTGCGACAACCGGGGCATTCCGCTGGTGTTTGTTCAGAACATTTCCGGGTTTATCGTGGGAAAACAGTATGAACAAACCGGGGTCACCAAGGACGGTCACAAGATGGTCAATGCCGTGGCCACCGCCTCGGTACCCAAGTTCACCCTGCTTGCCGGCGCCTCTTTCGGGGCGGGCAACTATGCCATGTGCGGCCGGGCCTATTCTCCCCGGTTCTTATGGATGTGGCCCAATGCAGAGATCGGCGTGATGGGGGGGCAGCAGGCCGCCGACGTGCTGGTGACCATCACCAACGATCAGAACGCCCGGCTGGGCAAGCCGCCCCTGACGCCGGAGGAGGAGGCCTTTATTCGCCAGCCCATCATTGACAAGGCCCGGCAGGAGGGAAACGCCTATTACAGCACGGCCAACCTGTGGGATGACGGCATTCTCGATCCGGCCAAAACAAGGGATGTGCTGGGCATGGCCATCTCAGCGGCCTTAAACGCGCCGCTGCGGGATGACCGTTACGGGTTCGGTGTCTTCCGGATGTAA
- a CDS encoding biotin/lipoyl-containing protein, with protein MDYRLNIGGTVFSVSVDHDGEDCFSARIDGRTYRVASVQAGADTLVISVDGCQVRAGVAPTDSGKWIGINGGSYTVYDEDTAGQKISRRKKGGQVPDAVTPPMPAVVVRILVSVGDAVTAGQAVAVVSAMKMETTLKAPFDGVVTGVHAAPGDKVAPGHILVDIEKAAENQVAE; from the coding sequence ATGGACTACAGATTGAACATCGGTGGAACGGTTTTTTCCGTTTCCGTTGACCATGACGGTGAAGACTGTTTTTCCGCCCGGATCGACGGCCGCACATACCGGGTGGCATCTGTTCAGGCCGGGGCCGACACCCTGGTGATTTCCGTGGATGGTTGCCAGGTACGGGCCGGCGTGGCGCCAACAGACAGCGGCAAATGGATTGGCATTAATGGCGGGTCGTACACGGTTTACGATGAAGACACGGCCGGGCAGAAGATCTCCCGTCGCAAAAAAGGGGGACAGGTGCCGGATGCCGTGACCCCGCCCATGCCCGCTGTTGTGGTGCGGATACTGGTGAGCGTGGGAGACGCCGTGACAGCGGGCCAGGCCGTTGCGGTGGTGTCGGCCATGAAGATGGAGACCACACTCAAGGCGCCCTTTGACGGTGTGGTGACGGGAGTGCACGCGGCGCCGGGGGACAAAGTGGCGCCCGGCCACATCCTGGTGGATATTGAAAAAGCGGCTGAAAATCAGGTTGCTGAATAA
- a CDS encoding acyl-CoA dehydrogenase family protein yields MEYEFTQAEKQAIEETEKIAGQVLADAGRATTPEARRGLVQALAKALAPTNYMKAGLCDDTPFDAAAMGAMIAVSGNGPGFFIAFETGIRQMGRLLAGYGNKDQQDRFLAPLQKGELIGTVALCEKTMNVVNDPLATQGVREAGAVVVSGEKGFVINGGAADLFAVVGRLEEGLGVFLVERGAQCLTLDPVLDNSDYGQLSSCRMILDGCRVPETHVIGPVDAKKLLADLRIWENQVLIAAAVGMMNAALFSATLFAKTHRTGGKPAIAYQEVGFKLAEMFTLVETSQLMAYKTGWLNAEKERETGVFTDCAKVFCSESAEEVAGSALRILSLEGLAPDHPAQAALRWAKYAQIAGTSTEIARMHIGDAAL; encoded by the coding sequence ATGGAATACGAATTCACGCAGGCCGAAAAGCAGGCCATTGAAGAAACAGAAAAAATCGCGGGCCAGGTGCTTGCCGATGCCGGCCGGGCCACCACACCCGAGGCCCGGCGCGGCCTGGTGCAGGCCCTGGCAAAGGCCCTGGCGCCAACAAACTACATGAAGGCCGGGCTTTGCGATGACACGCCTTTTGACGCGGCCGCCATGGGGGCCATGATTGCGGTGTCCGGAAACGGTCCCGGTTTTTTTATCGCCTTTGAAACAGGGATTCGGCAAATGGGCCGGCTGCTGGCCGGATACGGAAACAAGGATCAGCAGGACCGGTTTCTTGCACCCCTGCAAAAAGGGGAGTTGATCGGCACCGTGGCCCTTTGCGAAAAAACCATGAACGTGGTCAATGATCCCCTGGCCACCCAGGGGGTTCGAGAAGCGGGCGCGGTGGTTGTGTCCGGGGAAAAGGGCTTTGTGATAAACGGTGGTGCGGCCGACCTGTTTGCCGTGGTGGGCCGTCTGGAGGAGGGGCTGGGCGTCTTTCTGGTGGAAAGGGGCGCGCAATGCCTGACCCTGGATCCGGTTCTGGACAACAGCGACTACGGGCAACTATCGTCCTGCCGCATGATCCTGGACGGATGCCGGGTGCCTGAAACCCATGTCATCGGACCGGTGGATGCGAAAAAACTGCTGGCCGACCTTCGCATTTGGGAAAACCAGGTGCTGATCGCCGCTGCCGTGGGCATGATGAACGCGGCCCTTTTTTCCGCCACCCTGTTTGCCAAGACCCATCGCACGGGCGGCAAACCGGCCATCGCTTACCAGGAGGTGGGGTTCAAGCTGGCCGAGATGTTTACCCTGGTGGAGACCTCCCAGCTCATGGCCTACAAAACCGGCTGGCTGAACGCTGAAAAGGAGAGGGAAACGGGGGTGTTTACCGACTGCGCCAAGGTCTTCTGCTCCGAGTCCGCTGAAGAGGTGGCGGGCAGCGCACTGCGCATTCTGTCACTGGAGGGGCTTGCCCCGGATCATCCGGCCCAGGCGGCCCTGCGGTGGGCCAAGTACGCACAGATCGCCGGCACCTCCACCGAGATCGCCCGCATGCATATCGGTGACGCGGCATTGTAG
- a CDS encoding enoyl-CoA hydratase/isomerase family protein yields MSDEALQYEVRGNAAWLTICREDRRNAISPGVIDLFFKGLDRAEADPAVRVVVITGAGDRVFCSGADLAGQGGSGQDVFAAYAGLLKRLYAFSKPTVARVNGHCLAGGTGFMLACDIVVAKQSAMFGTPEVNVGLFPMMIGALIFRNVPRKKAMEMVLLGEKLTAAQALDMGMITRVTADDALDGEVEKIVTQLGEKSPIGTALGKQAFFAAEEMNLGDALDYLSAKLGEVMATGDAAEGITAFLEKRKPVFQGR; encoded by the coding sequence ATGTCTGATGAAGCATTGCAATATGAGGTAAGGGGGAATGCCGCGTGGCTGACCATTTGCCGGGAAGACCGGAGAAACGCCATCAGCCCTGGCGTGATCGATCTTTTTTTTAAAGGACTGGACAGGGCCGAGGCCGACCCGGCGGTGCGGGTTGTGGTGATCACCGGCGCGGGGGACAGGGTTTTCTGTTCCGGGGCTGACCTGGCGGGCCAGGGCGGTTCCGGACAGGATGTGTTTGCCGCCTATGCCGGCCTGCTCAAGCGGCTCTACGCCTTTTCCAAACCCACCGTGGCCCGGGTGAACGGCCATTGTCTGGCCGGGGGCACCGGCTTCATGCTGGCCTGCGATATCGTGGTTGCGAAGCAGAGCGCCATGTTCGGCACCCCGGAAGTGAACGTGGGCCTGTTCCCCATGATGATCGGGGCTCTTATTTTTCGCAATGTGCCGCGTAAAAAGGCCATGGAGATGGTGCTGCTGGGAGAAAAACTGACGGCGGCCCAGGCTCTGGATATGGGCATGATCACACGGGTGACGGCCGATGATGCCCTGGACGGCGAGGTGGAAAAGATTGTAACGCAGCTGGGTGAAAAAAGCCCCATCGGCACGGCCCTGGGCAAACAGGCCTTTTTTGCCGCCGAAGAGATGAACCTGGGAGACGCCCTGGATTATCTTTCCGCAAAGCTGGGCGAGGTGATGGCCACCGGGGATGCGGCAGAGGGGATTACCGCGTTTCTTGAAAAGCGAAAACCGGTGTTTCAGGGCAGATAG
- the accC gene encoding acetyl-CoA carboxylase biotin carboxylase subunit: protein MFNKILIANRGEIAVRVMATCREMDIATVAVYSDVDAEALHRLCADEAVCIGRPDPADSYLNGAKIIDAAKKTGAQAIHPGYGFLAENAEFAQLCEASGIVFIGPPSTVIRSLGDKTVARQIMAGSGVPVIPGMNMPESDFKKMAAHAEIIGYPVLVKAAAGGGGKGMRIVTDPAHLSEALAAASGEAAAAFGNGAIYLEKYIARPRHVEIQVLADRFGHTVHLGERECSIQRRHQKIIEETPSTALTPDLREAMGRAAVQAAEAAGYVNAGTVEFLVDEQKNFYFLEVNTRLQVEHPITELVTGIDLVRRQIEIAAGEKLDLVQKDIQARGHAIECRIYAEDPENNFMPSPGRIALLEEPRGPGIRNDCGVYAGFTVPMEYDPILSKLVVHAGTRQAAIDRMKKALSDYRIAGIRTPISFLMEVVDSAPFRNGETFTDFLDTHFSEWKPAQADNTLAALAFIAHTMWARTPVVSEPGTGTGGNGGVPSPWQTLGHWRL, encoded by the coding sequence ATGTTTAATAAAATTCTGATCGCCAACCGGGGGGAGATTGCCGTGCGGGTCATGGCCACCTGCCGGGAGATGGACATTGCAACGGTGGCCGTCTATTCGGATGTTGATGCAGAGGCCCTGCACCGGCTTTGCGCCGACGAGGCGGTGTGCATCGGCAGGCCTGACCCGGCGGACAGTTATCTGAACGGCGCAAAAATCATTGACGCGGCCAAAAAGACCGGCGCCCAGGCCATTCATCCGGGCTACGGGTTTCTGGCGGAAAATGCCGAATTCGCGCAACTGTGCGAAGCCAGCGGCATCGTGTTTATCGGGCCGCCGTCAACGGTGATCCGCAGCCTGGGCGATAAAACCGTGGCCCGGCAAATCATGGCCGGCAGCGGCGTTCCAGTGATTCCCGGCATGAACATGCCGGAGTCCGATTTTAAAAAGATGGCGGCCCATGCCGAGATCATCGGTTACCCGGTGCTGGTAAAGGCGGCTGCCGGCGGCGGCGGCAAGGGCATGCGCATCGTTACCGACCCGGCCCATCTTTCCGAGGCCCTGGCCGCAGCGTCCGGCGAGGCGGCGGCCGCCTTTGGCAATGGGGCAATCTATCTTGAAAAATATATCGCCCGGCCCCGGCACGTGGAGATCCAGGTGCTGGCCGACCGGTTCGGCCACACGGTGCACCTGGGCGAGCGGGAGTGCTCCATTCAGCGCCGCCACCAGAAGATTATCGAGGAGACCCCGAGCACGGCCCTGACCCCGGACCTGCGGGAGGCCATGGGCCGGGCTGCTGTGCAGGCGGCGGAGGCCGCCGGTTACGTGAACGCGGGCACCGTGGAATTCCTGGTGGATGAACAGAAAAATTTTTATTTTCTGGAGGTCAACACCCGGCTTCAGGTGGAGCACCCCATCACCGAACTGGTGACCGGCATTGACCTGGTGCGCCGGCAGATCGAAATCGCCGCCGGTGAAAAACTCGATCTTGTCCAGAAAGATATTCAGGCCCGGGGCCATGCCATTGAGTGTCGTATCTATGCCGAGGACCCGGAAAACAACTTTATGCCGTCACCCGGCCGGATCGCGCTGCTGGAAGAACCCAGGGGGCCGGGCATTCGCAACGACTGCGGCGTGTATGCCGGTTTTACCGTGCCAATGGAGTATGATCCCATCCTGTCCAAGCTGGTGGTGCATGCCGGCACCCGCCAGGCAGCCATTGACCGCATGAAAAAGGCCCTGTCCGACTACCGGATCGCCGGCATTCGCACGCCGATTTCGTTTTTAATGGAAGTGGTCGATTCAGCGCCGTTTCGAAACGGTGAAACCTTTACCGATTTTTTGGACACCCATTTTTCTGAGTGGAAACCGGCCCAGGCAGACAACACACTGGCGGCCCTGGCCTTTATTGCCCACACCATGTGGGCCAGAACACCCGTGGTCTCGGAACCGGGAACCGGCACTGGCGGGAATGGCGGAGTTCCATCCCCGTGGCAGACATTGGGCCACTGGCGGCTTTAA